From Pleurocapsa sp. PCC 7319:
TAAAGCGAACATTTTTTTAAAATAAAGACATCATTGTCTCATATTGTAAGAATATCTACAACTGTAACAACAGATAATGTTGCCAAATTTAATAATTATTAAATTTTAATCACTTATTGCAATTACTCATTGCATTGATCACTTACTGCCAGTTACCTACTAAAACATAAGGAGCCCAATAATAGGGATGAGGGGGTAATTGTTTCAGCTCTGGTAGAGGAGGGTTAGTTCGTAATGACTCAATTAGAGATAATTGGGCTTTCTGCAAAGCATCGGCTTTTTTAGCAGATGGATTTTCAAACTCACGATAAAACTGACTCATCAGTCGAGCCGTAGAAGCATCTCCAACTGACCAGAGAGAAGCTAAGGTACTGCTAGTTCCCGTGCGCACTGCTACTCCTGCTAGACCTAAAACAGCTCTTTCATCTCCTGTAGCGGTATCACAAGCACTAAGTACTACTAATTCTGGTTTTTTACCATTGCTCGATCTTAACAGTGTACTAAGAGTCTCAATGTCAATAATATCGCGATCGCCTGTGATAATAAATGTTTGTTGAGGATCGGAGCTAAACAGTCCATGGGTGGCTAAATGAATCACGGAAAAATCAGTTTGTAGTTGTTGCTCAATACTTTTGGTGGTAAATTCTTGATTGAGTAACTGCTGGGACTTAGGAAAAATAGCCTTGATTTTGCTTAACTCTTCAGGAACATTGGCTAAAGCCGGAAAAATTTCTCCCTGAATTACTACTTGCTCACTCAAACCTGCGGCTAGGACTTTAACCTTACTTCTGGCTGTTTGTTTGGTGTTGAGCAACTGTAAACTAGGAGCAAGGGCTACCGCATACTTTTCTAATAAGTATTGCTGACCATCGTAAAGTGCTGCCATCGGCACGTTTTGTAACTGTCCATTGAGGACAAAGACTAAGGTATGAATTTGTTGAGCTGCCAATTCTGTTTCTAACGGTTCAATCAACCAACTATAAACTTGTTTTAGCGTTGGTAATAGGGTCTGAGTATTTTCTTCTAATTCTTTGGGATTAAGGGGCGTAGTACTAAAAATATTGACCGCTGAATTGTTGACGCTTTGATTGTATAAGCTATCGTAAAGCAGATCTAAGGTTTGGTTGACCTCTTTTTCGGCAATCGGGGTGCTAAATCTTTGTAAAGGTTTTCCGGCTACGGAGAGAATAACCTCTAAGCGATCGCTCAATACTATAGGATAAAGTACAGCAGCTTGAGAATCGAGATCATCAATAGTCACAGCGATATCGGCTGTTTCCGAACAAGGATCTTGAAAATAATTATCTAGTTCTGCTAACTGCAAAGATTCTATAACTTGGCGAGCTAACTCTAAATTGTTATTAGAATCGTCTTTTTGGGTATTCCTGGACTTGAGGGAGGTAAGAGATTTAAGCTTTGAGGAATTGTTATCTGTCTGTAACAGTAAATTTGCTAGCTTGAGATATACGGGTTTGACCTCTTGGCGGAAGTCAAATTGAACGACCTGATTATTCGTGTTCAAATCTGTACGCAGTGACTGGAGAGTATTAAAGGCAGAAGTATAAGCCACGATCGCTTCATCAGTTTTTCCCTGCTGTTCTAATAGTTGACCTAATTGAGATTGCCACAAATAAGTAACTTCTCTGGCATCACCGTTGATATTTTGTGCTTGCGCCAAAATTAGAGCTTGATTAGTTAAAGCGATCGCCTTGGTCAACTGACCTGTTTGACCATAATGTTGACCAAGATATCCTAAAGCATAGCTCTCAGCGATTTGATCTTCTATAGTTTGGGCTTGTTGAAGAGCCGTATTTAAAATTGATTCAACTTGGGCTCGATCTCCCAGCTTAATTAGGCTTTTCGTATAATTTATCCGAGCATAAATTCCTTGGTGGCTAGGAGCTATATTGAACCAACTGTCTTCAATAGCAGTAACTAAACTAGAACTAGTTTGAGCTAATTTAGCCGTTAACAAGTCAGAAAAGTTTGTTGCAGCTTCAGTTAAGCCAATTTGCCCGAGCCGTTGCCAAGATTTAATGCGTCGAGTGGTTTGTTCTTGCCACCAGTCTTCAATCTCAATTAACAAACTTAAATAATTAAGCTGAGCTTGAATTTGAGTGAGCGGTTTGGCAAGCTGGTCGGCAACAGTTTTTTCATAAGCCTGAAAAGCTTTTAAATATGGTTCTAACGCCAGTTCAGGATCTTGACGGTCAATAATTTCTGTGATTTTGTTGTAATTCCAGCGATCTCGAACCTGATTGCCTAAGGCTTGTTCAATATTGCCTAATGCCAGTAATGTTGACCCCCATTCAGGAGAATTTTGGGTTGCTGTTGCGCTCAATTCCAGCATTTTTCGAGATTGAGCGAGCATTCCTCTACGTCGCAGCACATCTCCTAAACTACGTAAGCCGATACCTTGGGTGATAGTTAATTTAGAATTTGCTTTTGTTGTTAATGATTGCCGCAATTTCTCTAGCTGTTGATCAGTACAATCAGGATGCTGGACTTCAAAAGCTTTGAGTAAAGTGTTACAAGCTTTAGGATATAGTCCCAATTCCTGCAAAGCTTGAGCTTGATTGATGAAACTTTTACTAGCTCCCAGGCGATCGCCCTGTTCTTGAAATATAGTCGCTGCCTGCTGCCAAGTAGTTGCGGCAGAAACCAATTTACCCGTACGATAAAGCTGCTGGGCTTCTTGCGCTAATTTTAGAGCATTAGGTGCTTGAGATTGACCTGGCAGATGAAGAGCGACTGCCAAACATACTGTAATAATAAAAACTAAAATACGACGCTGCATTTGCTTAACGAGATTATTTCTAAAAAATTAATTAACTTAAAAAATACTAAAGTCCAATTGCAAATAAACTCCATTTTCTTGCCAAGTGCGATCTTCTAAATCGTGATTGATTAGAGGAATGCCCCAATCAATACGAGCAGATAGTCGGTCTTCTGTAACTAAAAGTAACCCGAATCCTGTTCCCATCAAAGTACTAAACTCTGTTGATTCACCATCAGCATTCCAACCCGTACCAAAATCGATAAAAGGACTAAACTGCAAACTGGTATTAATTTTGTCAAAGTGAGCAATAGGCAGTCGCAACTCTGCGGCAGCAGAGAAACCATTATCCGTTAGCAAAACATCTTGACGATAGCCGCGTACGGTTGTCGCACCTCCTAAACTAAACTGCTCTGTTGGGATCAAAGGATCTGCTGCTAACTGTAATTGAGAACGCAATAGGATAGTTGACCCAATCGCCGGATTACCTTCCGGTGTACTTAGTAATCTGAGATATGATAGCTGTCCTCGCCAAGCAAAAAACTGGCTGTCGGGCTCTTCTTCACTAGTTGTAGCGTTGAAGGCATTTAGACCGAAATTGAATTGAGAGCGAGCTGAAATAACCTGTTTACGATTACGCTGCAGCCATTCTTGACCAAGACTTAAAACTGAAGTGCGAATCTCGCCATCTTCATTGGCTCCGGGAGAGAGAGCTTCTGGAACATCCAAAATTGAAGTATCGCTTTCTCGTCTAGATGCAGTTAGGCTTAAAGCTAATTCCTGGGTTACTTCGGGAGTGGCTTTTTGAAGTATAGGTTGTCTCCAGGTTAAATCATAATTACGGGAATTGATATCAATATCAGCATCGTCAAAGGGTGGTTCGACAATTTGATTTTTAGCAATTCGGAAATCAAAGCTGAGGGAACCGTCACGAGAATTCAGGGGTAAAATATAACCTCCCTCGTACTGGTTACTACCGTCAGTATTGTAATATGCAAAACGAATGCCATCGCCAATACCAAATAAATTTGCTTCTCTCAGTTCAATACCTCTTTCAAAGGTGCCAATGCTTGGATTACGATTATTGTTTAATCTCGCTTGTAAACTAAAAGTATCTGCTCCAGTAACTGACACTGCCAAAGTATTAGTACCTGGTTCTATTCCTGCTGATAGCTCCGCATCTAGGCTGGCGATTAAAGGGTTGAGTTGGAGTAATTGTAGTGCTTCTTGAAGTTGATTAATGTTGAGAGGGGTTTGAGTTTTCCTCTTTAAACGGTTTCTAATGTAGTCTTCGTCTAACCTTCCCTTGACAACGTTAACTTCAATTTCTGCCAAGCTCCCCTCAATTATTTGAATTTGGACTACTCCTGAATCCAGATTTTGCTCTGGTACGTAAGCTCCCGAAGTAATGTAGCCTCTGGCAACATAAAGCTCAGTAATGGCATTAGCGGCTTGAATTAGTTGGGCAAAAGAAATTGGTTGACCTGTAAAATTAGCGATCGCCGCCTTCAATTCTGCCTGGCTAAAGACCGTATTGCCAGCAAACTGAAATTGTTCGACTGCAATAGAACCAGGAATATCCAGAACAGATTCGGGTACTGGAGGAGCATTCAGGGATTCATTTAAGGGATTAGACCTAGGTGGTAGAGGCTGAGGTTGCCGAGGTTGAGGGCGATCAGGGGTTAACGGCTCGAAAGACTGCGCTGAAACTGAGTTGGGTTGACGAAATACAGCAAGTAAAAAGATTAAGCTATAACTAAATAGTTTGAATAGCTTCTTAATGCCTTGGGGTTGACTAGAAGCAGACAATTGCCAGCTAAGAATTAAAGTCCGATACAATAAAACTTCCCATTGACTAATCTTTAGCTGAGGACTACTTAATCGTTTATTTGGATAGTCTGCTAAATCAATTAAAGACTTATGTGATTTTACGGACAGATATAGATTAACTTTGGGTCTAGAAGAACGTGATTCAGCGAACATGACAGTTGGAAGAATTAAATTGAAGAGGATTAGCAGCAGTAGATTGAGCTGTCAAAACGACTACTCCCTTGGAGTTTGTGTACCAGTTACGAGCAGGTGGGGGAAATGTAACTTGACGCTCAATTTGTTTTTCTTCTGTTCCCTGATTGTGTTGCCGAGCAACTCCCAAGCTAACCAGAGATTCACTAGTTAATGGTTCATTAGGACGAGGTGGCAACCCGCCACGTCCACTGAAAGTTAGCTTACTGGTATTTGGTTGAGAGGTCACACCACAAGCTAATGCCACTGTCTCTTTGGGTTGGGTTAGCTGTATAGGTATATCTATCACTTCCAAATTAGGATTCGGATCGAGGGTATTAATATTGATTACCCCATCAAAACCTACTTGTGAGCTGGCACTAATACGACATTCTTCACAGATAAACAATCCCTGAGTATTAATATTGATTTGACCACCTTGACCCATATTGGCATCGGCAGTCAGTTGGCTAGCTTCCAACAAAGCAAAATTATTAGTTTGAAGATCGATGTTACCGCCATCAGCATTGTTACTAGCCGTAGCGGTTATTGTGCTGTTACCGCGTCCAAAAATATTGTCAGCAATTAGATTAATATTGCCACCAGTATTAGAGTTAGTTGCAGCAGAGATCGTTCCCTGACGGTTGAGAAAAATTGAATCTTCAACTTCAATCTTTAAATTACCAGCATTTCCTGTTCCGATACTCTGCACGTCAATACTTGCCCCATCCTTAACTGTCAAATTGCCCGCGCTAATCTCGATATCTCCTGAAGATCCACTAGCTTCTTGTTCGGGGAAAGCTGGTCTACCGGAAGCTGCTACTAGACCACCTCGCTTCATGTTGTTCATTGTGGTGATACCAGTTAACTCAATGGCATCAGTAGCCTTAATTGTCAAATCTCCCCCGTCTCCAGAACCTATAGTTGTAGCTGCAATTTCTGAACCATCTCTAACCAATAAATTACCGGTCAAAATTTCTACATTTCCAGCCGCACCACTGGTAAAGGAACTAGAACTAATCCCACTAGCAAATCTGGGATCGTCAAAAGTACCTGTGATTTCGAGAGTATCTGCAACTTCAACTGCAATATTGCCACCATCTCCGCCGCCACCAAAGTTCAGACCACCGCGAATAAATCCTCCCGTATTGCTACTAATAAAAGCATCATCGATGGTTAAATTTTCGGTTTTAAGGTTGATATTACCTCCTTTGCCGGTACCGATGCTGGTACCAGAGTAAATTCCGGTAAATAATAGTGCTTCTTGAGGAGTATCCTTTAAATTGACCAGTTCGGCAGCATTTAGATTAATATTACCGCCACTCGCATCACCAAAAGTAGCATTAATAATTGTTGCTCCATCTCGGAGCATCAACCTCTCAGTATCAATCAGAATATCACCCGCCTGAGCAGAATCTGTGCTGTCTAATCCTGGACTAATTTGTAAGGCAGAGCCTACTATTTCTATATTTTGGGCATTAACTTCTAAATCTCCACCTCTACCGTTGGTAAAAATTGGGCTGAAAATAATTCCTCCTTCAGTCAGACTCAGAGAATTAGTATCGATTTTCAGATTACCCGATGTCCCATTGAGGGCTGTCCCAATGA
This genomic window contains:
- a CDS encoding CHAT domain-containing protein — translated: MQRRILVFIITVCLAVALHLPGQSQAPNALKLAQEAQQLYRTGKLVSAATTWQQAATIFQEQGDRLGASKSFINQAQALQELGLYPKACNTLLKAFEVQHPDCTDQQLEKLRQSLTTKANSKLTITQGIGLRSLGDVLRRRGMLAQSRKMLELSATATQNSPEWGSTLLALGNIEQALGNQVRDRWNYNKITEIIDRQDPELALEPYLKAFQAYEKTVADQLAKPLTQIQAQLNYLSLLIEIEDWWQEQTTRRIKSWQRLGQIGLTEAATNFSDLLTAKLAQTSSSLVTAIEDSWFNIAPSHQGIYARINYTKSLIKLGDRAQVESILNTALQQAQTIEDQIAESYALGYLGQHYGQTGQLTKAIALTNQALILAQAQNINGDAREVTYLWQSQLGQLLEQQGKTDEAIVAYTSAFNTLQSLRTDLNTNNQVVQFDFRQEVKPVYLKLANLLLQTDNNSSKLKSLTSLKSRNTQKDDSNNNLELARQVIESLQLAELDNYFQDPCSETADIAVTIDDLDSQAAVLYPIVLSDRLEVILSVAGKPLQRFSTPIAEKEVNQTLDLLYDSLYNQSVNNSAVNIFSTTPLNPKELEENTQTLLPTLKQVYSWLIEPLETELAAQQIHTLVFVLNGQLQNVPMAALYDGQQYLLEKYAVALAPSLQLLNTKQTARSKVKVLAAGLSEQVVIQGEIFPALANVPEELSKIKAIFPKSQQLLNQEFTTKSIEQQLQTDFSVIHLATHGLFSSDPQQTFIITGDRDIIDIETLSTLLRSSNGKKPELVVLSACDTATGDERAVLGLAGVAVRTGTSSTLASLWSVGDASTARLMSQFYREFENPSAKKADALQKAQLSLIESLRTNPPLPELKQLPPHPYYWAPYVLVGNWQ
- a CDS encoding ShlB/FhaC/HecB family hemolysin secretion/activation protein — encoded protein: MFAESRSSRPKVNLYLSVKSHKSLIDLADYPNKRLSSPQLKISQWEVLLYRTLILSWQLSASSQPQGIKKLFKLFSYSLIFLLAVFRQPNSVSAQSFEPLTPDRPQPRQPQPLPPRSNPLNESLNAPPVPESVLDIPGSIAVEQFQFAGNTVFSQAELKAAIANFTGQPISFAQLIQAANAITELYVARGYITSGAYVPEQNLDSGVVQIQIIEGSLAEIEVNVVKGRLDEDYIRNRLKRKTQTPLNINQLQEALQLLQLNPLIASLDAELSAGIEPGTNTLAVSVTGADTFSLQARLNNNRNPSIGTFERGIELREANLFGIGDGIRFAYYNTDGSNQYEGGYILPLNSRDGSLSFDFRIAKNQIVEPPFDDADIDINSRNYDLTWRQPILQKATPEVTQELALSLTASRRESDTSILDVPEALSPGANEDGEIRTSVLSLGQEWLQRNRKQVISARSQFNFGLNAFNATTSEEEPDSQFFAWRGQLSYLRLLSTPEGNPAIGSTILLRSQLQLAADPLIPTEQFSLGGATTVRGYRQDVLLTDNGFSAAAELRLPIAHFDKINTSLQFSPFIDFGTGWNADGESTEFSTLMGTGFGLLLVTEDRLSARIDWGIPLINHDLEDRTWQENGVYLQLDFSIF